In the genome of Candidatus Rokuibacteriota bacterium, the window TCGGTGAAGAAGTACGTCTTGAGGTTCTTGACGTCGAGCAGCCTCTCCGCCATCAGCGCTCCCTCATGCGGCCCAGCTCCGTGTGATCTCCCGAAGAGCGTCGAGGGCGCGGTCGATGTCCTCGCGGTCCACGTCCTTGTGGGTCACACAGCGGATCGCTGTGGGGCCGATGGCGTGGATCTTCACCTTGCGGGCCGCGCAGCCCTGGACGAGCTCCGCGGCTCCGCCCGGGCGATCGACGAAGAAGATGACGATGTTGGTCTGGACCTTCGTGAGGTCGATCCGGATGCGCGGGAGCGCGGCGAGCCCTTCCGCGAGGCGCCGGGCGTTCGCGTGGTCGTCGGCCAGGCGGTCTATCATCTCCTCGAGCGCCACGATCCCCGCCGCGGCCAGGATCCCCACCTGGCGCATCCCGCCGCCGAGCATCTTTCTGAAGCGCCGGGCGCGGGCGACGAACTCCCGCGTCCCGCAGACCAGCGAGCCCACGGGCGCCGACAGCCCCTTCGACACGCAGAACGTGACCGAGTCGACCGGGCGCGTGAACTCGCTCAGCGGCCGCCCGAGGGCTACCGCGGCGTTGAAGATCCGCGCCCCGTCCAGGTGCACGGGGATGCCGGCCGCGCGGGCGATCTCAGCCACGGCGCCGATCTCCTCGGGGCTGCACACGGTGCCGC includes:
- the ltaE gene encoding low-specificity L-threonine aldolase, with the protein product MAEPATLELQGGGSEGGRSPPPRLGVHDVVDLRSDTLTLPTPEMREAMARAEVGDDVWEEDPTVQRLEALAAERTAKDAGLFVPSGTMGNLVSVLSHTQPGQEIILDLDSHIFNYEVASAAVIGGVQTRPIPTERGFLSPDQVRGAIRPANIHVPPTGLVCLENTHNRHGGTVCSPEEIGAVAEIARAAGIPVHLDGARIFNAAVALGRPLSEFTRPVDSVTFCVSKGLSAPVGSLVCGTREFVARARRFRKMLGGGMRQVGILAAAGIVALEEMIDRLADDHANARRLAEGLAALPRIRIDLTKVQTNIVIFFVDRPGGAAELVQGCAARKVKIHAIGPTAIRCVTHKDVDREDIDRALDALREITRSWAA